The Xylanibacillus composti genome segment CTCTCGCTGCTGGTCGGCGGCATTAGGTGCGGCCTGCTGCTCCGGCCGTTTCCCCTGCGAAGGTGACGCCCCGCCGCTCTGCAGATTGGAGGACGCGGCATAATTCATCCCCTTGCGCTCTACAAGCTTGCTGCCCAAAGCAGTGTCCGGGGTAAACAAGCCAAGCATCAACGGAAAGAGGAAGAACAGGTAGACAGCTGCATGCTTCCATACGCCTCCTGCCGGAGCGGGCGAGCAATCGCAGGATGGGATCGCGGTTCGCTTCCTCCAAGTACGATAAGCATGGAATGCTTGCTGCACAGCCAGGGCATACAGGGAAAGACCGGCGAGCTTCACATAGAGCTCCATACGCGGAGCGATATAATAATTAAGAGCGCCCTTCTCGCTTAAATATAAAATATACAGCGTAAATCCAAACAAGATTACGGATCGAATGATTGCGTGAATAGCGGCTTTGCTGGCTGCTGACATGGGCAATCCTCCTTCTCAAATCATTTTCATTCCGGGCGAGGCGCGCTAGCGAATGGCGAGCCACTGCCTCATCCAATCCAGCATCCAGTGCTCCCACAAAATTGTAAAGCTTATCGTAGTAATCGTAATGAGAACTAGCAGCAGCAGCACGAAGCGGATGCGGAATGCAGCCATGAACATCAAGGTGTTTTTGAAATCAAGCATTGGACCGAAAACCATGAAGGTGAGCAAAGGACCGGCGCCAAAAATTCCCTGGAAGCTGGTTGCGATAAAAGCATCGGACGTCGAACAAATGGACAGCAGGTAAGCAAATCCGGCCATGAACAAATGAGCGGCCCAGCTATTCTCGGCTACTGCGGCCAAGATGTTGCGGTCCAGGACGGTCTGAATGCCAGCCGTCAAGAAAGCTCCTAGCAGCAAATATTTGCCCATTTCAAAAAACTCATCGGACGCATGGCTGATCACTGATCCCCATCGCTTGAGCGAGAACAACGGCCAGCCTGGCTTGTCCACAGATTGTTCGGTTGCCGCATGCTCATGGTGGTGTGCGTGGTGGTGGTCCCCGGCATGCGCTTCGGATGATTTGAGCGGAATGCCTGTAACGAAGCGGTAGACGACCCATCCGATGAATGCCGCAGACAAGAAGCCGAGCGCCATGCGAGAATACACCATTTCGGGCTGAGCGCGAAACGCCATATAGGTCGATGCGAATACGACCGGGTTCAGAATGGGGCCTGCCAACAAGTAGGTGATGCCTATGTACAGCGGCATGCCCTGGCGAATCAAGCGGCGTACGACCGGGATCATCCCGCATTCACACAGC includes the following:
- a CDS encoding permease; amino-acid sequence: MAFKTIFISIILEALPFILLGVLLSSFLHVFVSADTIRKWTPRNPWLGIPFACLLGIVFPLCECGMIPVVRRLIRQGMPLYIGITYLLAGPILNPVVFASTYMAFRAQPEMVYSRMALGFLSAAFIGWVVYRFVTGIPLKSSEAHAGDHHHAHHHEHAATEQSVDKPGWPLFSLKRWGSVISHASDEFFEMGKYLLLGAFLTAGIQTVLDRNILAAVAENSWAAHLFMAGFAYLLSICSTSDAFIATSFQGIFGAGPLLTFMVFGPMLDFKNTLMFMAAFRIRFVLLLLVLITITTISFTILWEHWMLDWMRQWLAIR